The proteins below come from a single Microtus ochrogaster isolate Prairie Vole_2 chromosome 8, MicOch1.0, whole genome shotgun sequence genomic window:
- the Slc29a2 gene encoding equilibrative nucleoside transporter 2 isoform X1: MAREDSPRDSYHLVGISFFILGLGTLLPWNFFITAIPYFQGRLAGANSTAEALRTNHTGPTDSYNFNNWVTLLSQLPLLLFTLLNSFLYQCIPEVVRILGSLLAILLLFVLTAALVKVDLSPGLFFSITMASVWFINSFCAVLQGSLFGQLGTMPSTYSTLFLSGQGLAGIFAALAMLMSMASGVDAQTSALGYFITPCVGILLSIVCYLSLPHLEFARYYLTKKLSQAPAQELETKAELLQADEKNGIPISPQKAGPALDLDLEKEPESELELEEPQKLGKPSVFVVFRKIWLTALCLVLVFTVTLSVFPAITAMVTSSTSPGKWSQFFNPICCFLLFNVMDWLGRSLTSYFLWPDEDSRLLPLLVCLRFLFVPLFMLCHVPTRARLPTIFWQDAYFITFMLLFAVSNGYLVSLTMCLAPRQVLPHEREVAGALMTFFLALGLSCGASLSFLFKALL; the protein is encoded by the exons ATGGCGCGAGAAGACTCCCCTCGGGACAG CTACCACCTGGTCGGGATCAGCTTCTTCATCCTGGGACTGGGCACCCTCCTCCCCTGGAACTTCTTCATCACCGCTATCCCG TATTTCCAGGGGCGATTGGCAGGGGCCAATAGCACAGCTGAGGCTCTGCGCACCAACCACACTGGCCCCACAGACTCTTACAACTTCAACAACTGGGTGACGCTGCTGTCCCAGTTGCCTCTACTGCTCTTCACGCTCCTCAACTCCTTCCTGTACCagtg CATCCCTGAGGTGGTGCGTATTCTGGGCAGCCTGCTGGCCATACTGCTGCTCTTTGTCCTGACAGCGGCATTGGTGAAGGTGGACTTGAGCCCTGGGCTGTTCTTTTCCATCACCATGGCATCCGTCTGGTTCATCAATT CTTTCTGTGCAGTGCTCCAAGGCAGCCTTTTCGGGCAACTGGGTACCATGCCTTCCACCTACAGCACCCTCTTCCTCAGCGGCCAGGGCCTGGCTGGGATCTTCGCTGCCCTTGCTATGCTCATGTCCATGGCCA GTGGCGTGGATGCCCAGACCTCTGCCCTTGGGTATTTCATCACACCCTGTGTGGGCATCCTGCTCTCCATCGTGTGCTACCTTAGCCTGCCCCATCTG GAGTTTGCCCGCTACTACCTGACCAAGAAGCTGTCCCAGGCCCCAGCTCAGGAGCTAGAGACCAAAGCTGAGCTCCTTCAAGCTG ATGAGAAGAATGGGATTCCCATCAGCCCCCAGAAGGCAGGCCCAGCTCTGGATCTTGACCTTGAGAAGGAGCCGGAGTCGGAGCTGGAACTAGAGGAGCCTCAGAAACTGGGAAAACCTTCAGTCTTTGTTGTCTTCCGGAAG ATCTGGCTGACGGCGCTGTGCCTTGTGTTGGTCTTCACAGTCACCCTGTCCGTCTTTCCTGCCATCACAGCCATGGTGACCAGCTCCACCAGCCCTGGGAAGTGGA GTCAGTTCTTCAACCCCATCTGCTGTTTCCTACTCTTCAACGTTATGGATTGGCTGGGCCGGAGCCTGACTTCCTACTTCCTGTGG CCAGATGAGGACAGCCGGCTGCTGCCCCTGCTGGTGTGCCTGCGCTTCCTGTTTGTGCCCCTCTTCATGCTCTGCCATGTGCCCACGCGTGCCCGGCTGCCCACCATCTTCTGGCAGGACGCCTACTTCATCACATTTATGCTGCTCTTCGCCGTTTCCAATGGCTACTTGGTGTCTCTCACCATGTGCCTGGCACCCAG GCAGGTGCTACCACACGAGAGGGAAGTGGCCGGAGCCCTCATGACCTTCTTCCTGGCCCTGGGACTGTCCTGTggagcctctctctccttcctctttaagGCTTTGCTCTGA
- the Slc29a2 gene encoding equilibrative nucleoside transporter 2 isoform X2 produces MAREDSPRDSYHLVGISFFILGLGTLLPWNFFITAIPYFQGRLAGANSTAEALRTNHTGPTDSYNFNNWVTLLSQLPLLLFTLLNSFLYQCIPEVVRILGSLLAILLLFVLTAALVKVDLSPGLFFSITMASVWFINSFCAVLQGSLFGQLGTMPSTYSTLFLSGQGLAGIFAALAMLMSMASGVDAQTSALGYFITPCVGILLSIVCYLSLPHLEFARYYLTKKLSQAPAQELETKAELLQADEKNGIPISPQKAGPALDLDLEKEPESELELEEPQKLGKPSVFVVFRKIWLTALCLVLVFTVTLSVFPAITAMVTSSTSPGKWSQFFNPICCFLLFNVMDWLGRSLTSYFLWMRTAGCCPCWCACASCLCPSSCSAMCPRVPGCPPSSGRTPTSSHLCCSSPFPMATWCLSPCAWHPGRCYHTRGKWPEPS; encoded by the exons ATGGCGCGAGAAGACTCCCCTCGGGACAG CTACCACCTGGTCGGGATCAGCTTCTTCATCCTGGGACTGGGCACCCTCCTCCCCTGGAACTTCTTCATCACCGCTATCCCG TATTTCCAGGGGCGATTGGCAGGGGCCAATAGCACAGCTGAGGCTCTGCGCACCAACCACACTGGCCCCACAGACTCTTACAACTTCAACAACTGGGTGACGCTGCTGTCCCAGTTGCCTCTACTGCTCTTCACGCTCCTCAACTCCTTCCTGTACCagtg CATCCCTGAGGTGGTGCGTATTCTGGGCAGCCTGCTGGCCATACTGCTGCTCTTTGTCCTGACAGCGGCATTGGTGAAGGTGGACTTGAGCCCTGGGCTGTTCTTTTCCATCACCATGGCATCCGTCTGGTTCATCAATT CTTTCTGTGCAGTGCTCCAAGGCAGCCTTTTCGGGCAACTGGGTACCATGCCTTCCACCTACAGCACCCTCTTCCTCAGCGGCCAGGGCCTGGCTGGGATCTTCGCTGCCCTTGCTATGCTCATGTCCATGGCCA GTGGCGTGGATGCCCAGACCTCTGCCCTTGGGTATTTCATCACACCCTGTGTGGGCATCCTGCTCTCCATCGTGTGCTACCTTAGCCTGCCCCATCTG GAGTTTGCCCGCTACTACCTGACCAAGAAGCTGTCCCAGGCCCCAGCTCAGGAGCTAGAGACCAAAGCTGAGCTCCTTCAAGCTG ATGAGAAGAATGGGATTCCCATCAGCCCCCAGAAGGCAGGCCCAGCTCTGGATCTTGACCTTGAGAAGGAGCCGGAGTCGGAGCTGGAACTAGAGGAGCCTCAGAAACTGGGAAAACCTTCAGTCTTTGTTGTCTTCCGGAAG ATCTGGCTGACGGCGCTGTGCCTTGTGTTGGTCTTCACAGTCACCCTGTCCGTCTTTCCTGCCATCACAGCCATGGTGACCAGCTCCACCAGCCCTGGGAAGTGGA GTCAGTTCTTCAACCCCATCTGCTGTTTCCTACTCTTCAACGTTATGGATTGGCTGGGCCGGAGCCTGACTTCCTACTTCCTGTGG ATGAGGACAGCCGGCTGCTGCCCCTGCTGGTGTGCCTGCGCTTCCTGTTTGTGCCCCTCTTCATGCTCTGCCATGTGCCCACGCGTGCCCGGCTGCCCACCATCTTCTGGCAGGACGCCTACTTCATCACATTTATGCTGCTCTTCGCCGTTTCCAATGGCTACTTGGTGTCTCTCACCATGTGCCTGGCACCCAG GCAGGTGCTACCACACGAGAGGGAAGTGGCCGGAGCCCTCATGA
- the Slc29a2 gene encoding equilibrative nucleoside transporter 2 isoform X3 has product MAREDSPRDSYHLVGISFFILGLGTLLPWNFFITAIPYFQGRLAGANSTAEALRTNHTGPTDSYNFNNWVTLLSQLPLLLFTLLNSFLYQCIPEVVRILGSLLAILLLFVLTAALVKVDLSPGLFFSITMASVWFINSFCAVLQGSLFGQLGTMPSTYSTLFLSGQGLAGIFAALAMLMSMASGVDAQTSALGYFITPCVGILLSIVCYLSLPHLEFARYYLTKKLSQAPAQELETKAELLQADEKNGIPISPQKAGPALDLDLEKEPESELELEEPQKLGKPSVFVVFRKIWLTALCLVLVFTVTLSVFPAITAMVTSSTSPGKWSQFFNPICCFLLFNVMDWLGRSLTSYFLWGSDSLFWPPRAPARM; this is encoded by the exons ATGGCGCGAGAAGACTCCCCTCGGGACAG CTACCACCTGGTCGGGATCAGCTTCTTCATCCTGGGACTGGGCACCCTCCTCCCCTGGAACTTCTTCATCACCGCTATCCCG TATTTCCAGGGGCGATTGGCAGGGGCCAATAGCACAGCTGAGGCTCTGCGCACCAACCACACTGGCCCCACAGACTCTTACAACTTCAACAACTGGGTGACGCTGCTGTCCCAGTTGCCTCTACTGCTCTTCACGCTCCTCAACTCCTTCCTGTACCagtg CATCCCTGAGGTGGTGCGTATTCTGGGCAGCCTGCTGGCCATACTGCTGCTCTTTGTCCTGACAGCGGCATTGGTGAAGGTGGACTTGAGCCCTGGGCTGTTCTTTTCCATCACCATGGCATCCGTCTGGTTCATCAATT CTTTCTGTGCAGTGCTCCAAGGCAGCCTTTTCGGGCAACTGGGTACCATGCCTTCCACCTACAGCACCCTCTTCCTCAGCGGCCAGGGCCTGGCTGGGATCTTCGCTGCCCTTGCTATGCTCATGTCCATGGCCA GTGGCGTGGATGCCCAGACCTCTGCCCTTGGGTATTTCATCACACCCTGTGTGGGCATCCTGCTCTCCATCGTGTGCTACCTTAGCCTGCCCCATCTG GAGTTTGCCCGCTACTACCTGACCAAGAAGCTGTCCCAGGCCCCAGCTCAGGAGCTAGAGACCAAAGCTGAGCTCCTTCAAGCTG ATGAGAAGAATGGGATTCCCATCAGCCCCCAGAAGGCAGGCCCAGCTCTGGATCTTGACCTTGAGAAGGAGCCGGAGTCGGAGCTGGAACTAGAGGAGCCTCAGAAACTGGGAAAACCTTCAGTCTTTGTTGTCTTCCGGAAG ATCTGGCTGACGGCGCTGTGCCTTGTGTTGGTCTTCACAGTCACCCTGTCCGTCTTTCCTGCCATCACAGCCATGGTGACCAGCTCCACCAGCCCTGGGAAGTGGA GTCAGTTCTTCAACCCCATCTGCTGTTTCCTACTCTTCAACGTTATGGATTGGCTGGGCCGGAGCCTGACTTCCTACTTCCTGTGG GGGtcagacagcctcttctggcctcctagggcaCCTGCACGCATGTGA